One window of Nicotiana tomentosiformis chromosome 11, ASM39032v3, whole genome shotgun sequence genomic DNA carries:
- the LOC104107182 gene encoding DEAD-box ATP-dependent RNA helicase 41: MESSVAAENDSNAAEDDVKERCWDQREALAGEPRCVICGRYGEYICDETDDDICSLECKGILLSRLAISRQPTARPCPVKLPATDECYYVRDNDKSEVKPLTTDQTELLRRKLDIVVKGDTTPPPVLSFASCKLPQKLLENIEVAGYEMPTPVQMQAIPAALAGKSLLVSAETGSGKTGSFLIPIVSRCAKVNEEHFQNQQKPLAMVLTPTRELCLQVEDQAKVLGKGLPFKTALVVGGDAMAGQLHRIQQGVSLIVGTPGRLIDLLTKHEIELDTISILVLDEVDCMLQRGFREQVMQIFTALSQPQVLMYSATIPKEVERMASSMVKKVTVISVGKPNKPNQAVKQLAIWVDSKRKKQKLFDILMSKQHYKPPVIVFVGSRLGADLLSEAITVSTGLKALPIHGEKSMKDRREIVRSFLVGEVPVIVATGVLGRGIDLLTVKQVVVFDMPNSIKEYVHQVGRASRMGEEGTAIVFVNEENKKLFPELVETLKTSGAAIPRELANSRHSVGSFSAGRGQKKRKHGF, translated from the coding sequence AGGATGATGTAAAGGAGAGGTGTTGGGACCAAAGGGAAGCGTTAGCGGGCGAGCCTCGATGTGTTATATGTGGCCGCTATGGTGAGTACATTTGCGATGAGACTGATGATGATATTTGCAGCTTGGAATGCAAAGGTATATTATTGTCGCGGCTTGCAATATCGCGGCAACCAACTGCTCGTCCATGTCCTGTGAAGTTACCAGCAACTGATGAGTGCTATTATGTTAGGGATAATGATAAATCTGAAGTGAAACCACTAACAACTGACCAGACTGAACTTTTGAGAAGGAAACTTGATATTGTTGTGAAGGGAGACACTACACCACCTCCCGTCTTGTCATTTGCTTCCTGCAAGCTACCTCAGAAGCTTCTCGAGAATATTGAAGTTGCTGGTTATGAAATGCCAACTCCTGTCCAAATGCAAGCAATTCCTGCTGCTTTAGCAGGGAAAAGCTTGCTTGTTTCAGCGGAGACTGGTTCTGGTAAAACTGGCTCGTTTCTAATTCCTATAGTTTCTCGATGTGCAAAAGTTAATGAAGAGCATTTCCAAAACCAGCAGAAACCATTAGCTATGGTTCTCACACCTACTAGAGAACTCTGCTTACAGGTAGAGGATCAAGCCAAGGTGCTAGGGAAGGGTTTGCCCTTCAAAACTGCATTGGTGGTAGGTGGTGATGCCATGGCGGGACAGCTCCACCGCATCCAGCAGGGAGTGTCTTTAATTGTGGGAACTCCTGGAAGGCTCATTGACCTTTTAACGAAGCACGAGATTGAACTGGATACTATTTCAATTCTTGTTCTTGATGAAGTAGATTGCATGCTCCAAAGAGGTTTCCGTGAGCAGGTGATGCAGATTTTTACGGCTCTGTCTCAACCTCAAGTTTTAATGTATTCTGCAACAATTCCTAAAGAAGTAGAGCGGATGGCAAGCTCAATGGTGAAAAAGGTCACTGTCATCTCTGTTGGGAAGCCAAATAAACCTAATCAGGCTGTCAAGCAGTTAGCGATTTGGGTAGACTCGAAGCGGAAGAAGCAAAAGCTTTTCGATATTTTGATGAGCAAGCAGCATTACAAGCCACCAGTTATTGTATTTGTAGGTTCTAGACTTGGAGCAGATCTCCTTTCTGAAGCAATAACAGTTAGTACAGGGCTAAAAGCATTGCCAATTCATGGTGAGAAATCAATGAAGGATAGGAGAGAAATTGTAAGGTCATTTCTAGTTGGAGAAGTTCCTGTTATTGTGGCCACAGGGGTGTTGGGTCGAGGAATCGATCTGTTGACTGTGAAACAGGTTGTTGTGTTTGATATGCCAAATTCCATCAAGGAGTATGTGCACCAGGTTGGAAGGGCATCTAGAATGGGAGAGGAAGGTACAGCAATTGTCTTTGTGAATGAAGAGAATAAGAAATTGTTCCCCGAGTTGGTTGAAACTCTTAAAACATCTGGTGCTGCTATTCCACGTGAGCTTGCTAATTCACGGCATTCTGTTGGCTCTTTCTCTGCTGGCAGAGGTCAGAAAAAACGAAAACATGGTTTCTGA